In Streptomyces sp. NBC_00341, the DNA window CGCGCGTCGGCGACGGTCTGTGCGGCGCCCCGCACGAAGTGGAACAGCGTCCCGACCAGGCGCCGCAGCACCCCGGCGTCGAGCCCGGTGCCGTAGAGGAGGCGCACGAGCGCGTCCAGCCCGGCGTACTCGTGCGGGCCGAGCACCGGACGGGCCTGGGAGACCTGGAGCACCCAGGGGTGGCGCAGGTAGAACGCGAGCGTGTCCCGCGCCCAGTCCGTCAGATCCGTACGCCAGTGGCCCGATCCGGCGCGGCCGGCGGGGAGTTCCGCGTGCACCGCGTCGTACATCAGGTCCAGCAGCTCGCTCTTGCCGGGAACGTAGGTGTAGAGCGCCATCGCCGTGCGCCCGAGCCGCTCGCCCACCGCCCGCATCGACAGCGCGGCCATGCCGTCCTCGTCGGCCACGGCGATCGCGGCGGTCACGATCGCGTCGACCGTCAGCCCCGGCCTGGGCCCCGGACCGGCCGTGCCACCCGCCTCGCGCGGTGCGGCCGAACGCCACAGCAGCGACATCGACCGACGGGCATCGCCCTGCCCGGCATAGACCACCACTTGCGACTCCTTACGTCGTAAAGTAACTTCGGGCGGTAATTCCTTATGGCGTAAAGTACCAAAGTCCGGTGAGGGGCTGGTTTCGCGTGGTGGTGCAGGGGTTGGCTGTGTCGTATGTGCGGGTCGAGGATGTCGAGCGGATCAGCCCGCGGATGCTGCGGATCAGCTTCTCCGGGGACGCGCTGGCGTCGCTCATGGAGGACCGGCCCGACCAGCAGATGAAGCTCTGCTTCCCGAGGCCGGGGCAGCGCGTGCCCCGGCTGCCGGAGCCGGACGCCGAGGACACCTACGGCATGCGCTGGTACGAGGCGTACCTCGCGATCCCCGAACCGGAGCGGCCGCTCATGCGGAGCTTCACCGTCCGCTCGTACGACCCGGGCTCCGGCCTGATGGCCGTCGACTTCGTGCTCCACGGCGACGACGGGCCCGCCACCCGCTGGGCCCGTACCGCCGGGCCGGGGGACGTGGCCGGCATGGTCGGCCCGTCCTCCGCGTACGCCAGGCCGCTGCCCCGGGCCGGGCATCTGCTGCTGGCCGGTGACGAGTCGGCGCTCCCGGCCATCGGGACGATCCTCGAAGCCCTGCCGGCCGGGGCGCGGGTCACGGTCTGCGCCGAGGTGGCCGACGCCGCGGAGGAGCAGCGGTTCGACAGCGCGGCGGAGGTGACGGTGTGCTGGGTGCACCGGGACCGGGGCGCATCGCTGCTGGACGCCGTCCGGTCCGCCGCGCTGCCGCAGGGCGATACGGCCGGCTGGCTCGCGGGCGAGGCGGGCACCGTCCGCGTGCTGCGCCGCCATCTCGTCGAGGAGCGCGGACTGCCCAGGTCCGCCGTCGAGTTCAGCGGCTACTGGCGGCGGGCACTGACCCAGGACGACGCGCCCACGGAGGAGGACCTCGCGTGGGCGGCGGAGCGGGCGGCGGAGACTCCCTGAGCGAGGCGGCGGAGACTCCCTAAGCGGGGCGCCCGGAGCGCACGGAGCGGCCGGCCAGGGTCTGGGTCCGCTTCCCGTCCTCGATGACGAAGCGGCCGTCGATCAGTACGTGCGGGATGCCGAACGGCAGGGTGCGCGGCTCGTCGAACGTGGAGCCCGCCGCCACCGTCGACGGGTCGAAGAGGACCAGGTCCGCCCGGTAGCCCTCGCGCACGAGCCCGCGATCGGCCAGCCGCAGCCGGGCCGCCGGCCGTGAGGTGAGGTGGGCGACGCACTCCTCCAGGCCGAGGATGCCCAGCTCCCGGGTGTACCGGCCGAGGTACTGCGGGAAGGTGCCGTAGGCGCGCGGGTGCGGCTTGTCGCCCTGGAGGATGCCGTCGCTGCCGCCGGTGTGGACCCGGTGGCGCATGATCTGCCGGACGTTCTCCTCGTGGCCCACGTGCTGGAGGATCGTTGTGCCGAGCCGGTCGTCCCGGAGCACCCGCCGCGCGGTCACCCAGGGCTCCTCGCCGCGCAGCCGCGCGGACTCGGCCACCGTACGGCCGACGTAGGCGTCGAGGCCGGGCACGCTGACGCCGGAGATCTCGATGCGGTCCCACTCGATCGGCACGCCGTGGCAGCCGTCCGCCCCGACGACCTCCATGTCGTGGCGGATCCGCGCCGCCGTCGCGTCGTCGGCCAGCCGGGCCAGGATCGATTCGGGGCCGCCCTCGCTCGCCCAGCTCGGCAGCATGGCGACCAGCGTCGTGCAGCCCGGGGTGTACGGGTAGGTGTCGAGGGAGATGTCGGCGCCCGCGTCCAGCGCCCGGTCCAGGAGGGTGAGCAGCTCCGGCGCCTTCCCCTCGTTCACGCCGAAGTTCATGGTGGCGTGCGCGAGGTGCAGGGCGCAGCCCGCGGTGTGGGTGAGCCGCACCATCTCCTCGTACGCCTCCAGCGCGCCCGCCCCGTAGGAGCGGTGGTGCGGGCAGTAGTAGCCGCCGTGCTCGGCCACCACCCGGCAGAGCACGGTGAGTTCGGCGTCGTCCGCGTACATGCCCGGGGTGTAGGTGAGCCCGGAGGACATGCCGACGGCGCCCTCGGCCATGGACCGGGCGACGAGTTCCCTCATCCGGGTCAGCTCGGCCTCCGTGGCGGGCCGGTCGTCCCAGCCGACCGCGTACATCCGGACGGTGCCCTGCGGGATCAGGTAGGCGGCGTTGACGGCGATGCCCTGCCCGCCGAAGTTGCGGTCGAGCCGGTCCAGGTACTCGCCGACGGTGCGCCAGTCGAAGTCGATGTCGCTCCCGTCGCCGTTCCAGCCGGTGATGGAGCGGCGGACCTCCGCGAGGGTGCGGTCGTCGACCGGGGCGTACGACAGCCCGTCCTGGCCGATGACTTCGAGGGTGACGCCCTGTGCGGCCTTCGCGCTGTGGTCGGGGTCGCGGAGCAGCGCGAGGTCGCTGTGGGCGTGCATGTCGATGAAGCCCGGGGAGAGGGCGAGCCCGTCGGCGTCCAGGGTGCGGGCGGCGGAGGGGCGGGGGCCCGGGGCGTGCTCCGGGTGGATCTCCGCGATCCGGCCGTCGCGGACGGCGACATCGGCGCGGTAGGAGGGGGCGGAGGTGCCGTCGATGACGCGCGCGTCGCGGATGACCAGGTCCATGGGGGTGCCTTTCGCGTTCCAGCCCCGCCGGCGTTTGAGGCGCGGGGTCGGGGCGGAGCCCCGGTTGCGGGGAGAGTGGGGTCTCCCCTGCTCGAACGAAGTTGAGGGCTTGGGGGCGGGGTGGGGAAGGGCACCCCGCAGGGGATCAGAAGAACGTGCGGATGTAGTCCGTGACCGTGCCGTCCGTCCGCACCAGCGGAATCAGCTGCCACTTGTCGAAGCTCGTGCAGGGGTGCGAGAGCCCCATCCCCACCCAGTCCCCGACCTCCAGCTCGGCCCCGTCCGCCGTCCGTACCCAGGCGTGCTGGTCGGACAGCCCGGTGATCTCGATCCCCGACGCCTCGCGGACCGAACCGTCCCGCCCAGACCGCACGACCTGCGCCACGGGCAGGTCCAGGTCGTAGGCCGCGTCCCGCTTGCCCGCGTTGAGGAACGCCTGCCCGGGGGACGGGCGCGAGACGACCTGCGCCCAGAGCCGGAAGGCGGGCTGCAGCGCGCCCTCCTCGGGGACCCGGTTGAAGGGGGTCAGATGGCGGTAGTGGCCGTCGTCGTGCGAGACGTACGCCCCCGAGCGGAGCAACTTGAGTACGGGGGAGGACAGTTCCGGGATCTCCGCGAACACGTCGGCCACCGCGTCGAACCACGCGCTGCCGCCCGCACTGATCACGATCGGCTCACCGGCCTCCAGCGCGGCGAACCGCCCCCGCGCGTCGAAGGAGGCGGCCAGCGCGACGAGCCGGCGCAGCCAGTCCCGTACCCGCTCGCCGGAGGCCTCGGGCACCTCGCCCTCGTAACCGGCCACGCCCACCAGGCGCAGGGTCCCGGCCTCGCCCACCGCGTCCGCGACCTCGGCGCAGTCGGCCTCGGTACGGGCCCCCGTGCGGGCGCCCTCGCCGGCGCCGAGCTCCACGACGACGTCGACCGGCCGGGAGGCACCGGCCGCGCGCAGGGCCTCATCCATCAGCTCGACGCCGCGCACCGAGTCGACGTAGCAGACGAACCGGAATTCGGGGTCGGCGTCCAGCTCGCCCGCGAGCCACCGCAGCGCGGCGGCGTCCACGAGTTCGTTGGCGAGGAAGATGCGCCGGATCCCGTAGGCCCGGTAGACCCGCGCCTGGTGCGGCACCGCGGCGGTGATGCCCCACGCGCCGTGCTCCAGCTGGCGGGCGAACAGCTGCGGGGACATCGACGTCTTGCCGTGCGGGGCGAACGCGAGGCCGTGGCGCTCGGCGTACGTCTCCAGCAGGGCGAGGTTGTGCTCGACGGACTCGGCCGACAGGGCGAGCACCGGAGTGGTGAACCCGCCGGTGAAGAGGGAGCGCCGCTCGGCGGCCAGCTCGGCCACGGTCAGCCCCTGCGCGTCGGGCGGGAGCGCCTTGAACCGGTGGTCGACCCGCTCGTCGGCGAGTCCGGCCAGTCCGGTGAGTCCGGCCACGGGACGGTCGGCAGCCTCGGCAGCCATGGGGTGCTCCTCGATCGAAGTAGGTCGGCGTCGTACTGTTGCGTTGCAGCATATGCAACACCCATTGCGCATATCGCTCAGGGCTGTCTAACATCCGAGCCGACGCCCGGTCAATGGTTGAGAACCGGTGCCGCCCGCAGACCAAGAGGAGCCCCGAGTGTCCGGAACCCCGGCCAGGACCGCCGCAGACGCCGCGACCACGGATGTCGTCTGCCTCGGTGAGTCCATGGTGACGTTCCTGCCCTCGCAGCCGGGACGCCTCGCCGATGTGCCGTCCTTCGGCCGGGGCATCGGCGGCGCCGAGTCCAACGTCGCCTGCGCGCTCGCCGGGGCCGGACACCGGGCGGCCTGGGTGAGCCGGGTCGGGGCGGACGGCTTCGGTGACCACCTCGTCGACACGATCGCCGGCTACGGCGTCGACACCTCCGCCGTCCGGCGCGACCCCGACCGGCCCACGGGCATCTACTTCCGCACGGCGACGGACCGCGCGGCCGACGTCCACGAGGTGGCGTACTACCGGGCCGGCTCCGCCGCCTCCGCGATGTCCCCCGCCAACGTCCCGTACGAGGCGCTGCTCGCCGGCCGGGTCCTGCACCTGTCCGGCATCACCGCCGCGCTCTCCGCCGACTGCCTGGCGCTGCTGCGCGCGCTGACCGCCCCGCGCCCCGGCCGCCCGCTCGTCTCCTTCGACGTCAACCACCGGCCCGGACTGTGGCGGGGCGGCGACGCCTCCCCCCGCGTCCTGCTGGAGCTGGCCCGGGGCGCGGACCTCGTCTTCGTCGGGGACGACGAGGCGGAGGAGGCCTGGGGGATCGTGGGCGCCGAGGCGATCCGCGCGGCACTGCCGGAACCGGCGGTCCTGGTCGTGAAGCGGGGCGCGGAAGGGGCGACCGTCATCGCCGGCGACACCGTCACCGACGTCCCCGCCCTCCGCGTCGACGTCGTCGCGCCCGTCGGAGCCGGTGACGCCTTCGCGGCCGGATTCCTCTCCGCCACCCTGCGCGGACTGCCCGCCCGCGACCGGGCACGCCACGGCCACCTGATGGCCGCCGCCGCCCTCACCGTCCCCGGCGACCTCACCGACCCGCCCGCCCGCGACCGGGCCGACCGCCTGGTGGCCCTCGACGACACCGCCTGGGGGAGACTGCGTCTCGGCCCCGGGTGGACGGGGGACGACCAGGAGGTACGTACACCATGAGCGAGCGCGGCGAGCGATCCGACAAGAGGGGCGGCACCGGCGAATTCCGGGCCGAGGACAGCGGGGCACGCGGATGAGCCAGACCGTCGACCGGGCGCTGAGCATCCTGCCGCTGCTCGCGCAGGGACCCGCCGACCTCGGGCAGGTGGCCGAGCGGCTCGACGTCCACAAGTCCACCGCGCTGCGGCTGCTGCGCACGCTGCACGAGCACGGACTCGTCTACCGCCAGCAGGACCAGCGCTACCGGCTCGGCGCCCGGCTCTTCGCGCTCGCCCAGGAGGCCGTCGAGAACCTCGACGTCCGGGAGATCGCCCACCCGCACCTCGCCGAACTCAACGAGAGCTGCGGACACACCGTCCACCTCGCGGTGTACGAGGAGAACGAGGTCCTCTACATCGACAAGGTCGAGAGCCGCTACCCGGTCCGGATGTACTCCCGGATCGGCAAACCCGTCGCGATCACCGTCGCCGCCGTGGCCAAACTCCTGCTCGCCGACCTGACGGAGCCGGAACGCCGCGCCGTCGCGGAGAAGCTCGACTACCCCATGTACACGTCCCGTTCGACCCCCGGCGCCGGCGCGTTCCTCAAGGAGCTCGCCGCCGTACGCGAACAGGGCTGGGCCACCGACCTCGGTGGCCACGAGGAGTCCATCAACTGCGTCGGCGCCCCCATTCGCGGCGCCGACGGGCGCGTCGTCGCCGCCATGTCGGTCTCCGCACCGAACGTGGTCGTCACGGCGGAGGAACTCCTCACCCTGCTCCCGCTGGTCCGGCGCACCGCCGACACCATCAGCCGGGAGTACTCCGGCACCACCCGACCCAAGAAAGCCTGATCACCGATGACCGACAAGACCCCCCTCACCCCGAGCACCCACACCGCCCCGCCCGCGAAGTTCTCGCACGGGGTCCGCAAGGGGAACATCCTCCAGGTCGCCGGCCAGGTCGGCTTCCTGCCCGCCGTGGAGGGCCAGGCCCCCACCCCGGCCGGCCCCACCCTGCGCGAGCAGACCCTCCAGACCTTCGCCAACGTCAAGGCGATCCTGGAGGAGGGCGGCGCGAGCTGGGACGACGTGATGATGATGCGCGTCTACCTCACGGACGTCGACCACTTCGCCGAGATGAACGAGATCTACAACACCTACTTCGGCGAGCAGGACCTCAAGGCCGCCCCCGCCGCCCGTACGACCGTCTACGTCGGTCTCCCCAAGGGCCTGCTCATCGAGATCGACGCCCTCGCGGTGCTCGGCTGAGCCTGATCAACCAGGGCCTGCACCACCGCACCACGCACGGCACGGCGCCCCGCCCCACCGGGGCGCCCTGCCGCGCTCCCCCCGCAGGGCGTGCCGTCCAACTGCCGTCTGCCGCGCGGCGCCTGGCACGCACGCTCGCGGCGTTGCCGAAATGACCTAGTAGCTCCGCTACGAGGCCACTCCGGCGCCTTGCGATCGCACGCACCAGGCGCCGCGCGGCCGCCCTCCGGGCTACGACGACAGTTGGACGGCACGCCCTACCCAAAGCCCCATGGACGACAACGGAGTTACCCATGCAGCTCGCCGCCAGCCCCCCACCGGTCGAGACGCCACCCCACACCGGTGGACTCCTCCTCCTCATAGACGGGACGGCCGGTCTCCTGACCGTCGCCGTCCTCGGTATCGCGCTCCTCCTCCTTCTGATCATCAAGGTCAGGCTCCAGCCGTTCGTCGCACTCCTCGCCGTCTCCATAGCCGTCGGCCTGGGCGCCGGACTCTCCGTCACCGAGCTCTTCGGTACGGTGCAGAGCTCCGCCGCCGTCTCCATCATCGAATCCGGCATGGGCGGCATCCTCGGCCATGTCGCGATCATCATCGGCCTCGGCACGATGCTCGGCGCGATCCTCGAAGTCTCCGGCGGAGCCGAGGTGCTGAGCGCCCGCCTGCTGAACCTCTTCGGTGAGAAGCGCGCCCCGCTCGCCATGGGCCTGACCGGTCTGATCTTCGGTATCCCGGTCTTCTTCGACGTCGGCATCTTCGTCCTCGCGCCGATCGTGTACGCCGCCGCCAAGCGCTCCGGCAAGTCGATCCTGCTGTACGCGATGCCGCTGCTCGCGGGTCTGTCCATGACCCACGCCTTCCTGCCGCCGCACCCCGGACCGGTCGCCGCAGCGGGGCTCTTCCACGTCTCCCTCGGCTGGGTCATCCTG includes these proteins:
- a CDS encoding TetR/AcrR family transcriptional regulator, with the protein product MVVYAGQGDARRSMSLLWRSAAPREAGGTAGPGPRPGLTVDAIVTAAIAVADEDGMAALSMRAVGERLGRTAMALYTYVPGKSELLDLMYDAVHAELPAGRAGSGHWRTDLTDWARDTLAFYLRHPWVLQVSQARPVLGPHEYAGLDALVRLLYGTGLDAGVLRRLVGTLFHFVRGAAQTVADARAAASATGRADEEWWYARSGALMELVPDFADRYPELNRMERESARERESARPEPAGEDAVPYPEREARETFTAGLDVLLDGIEAAVRRGRA
- a CDS encoding siderophore-interacting protein; the encoded protein is MVQGLAVSYVRVEDVERISPRMLRISFSGDALASLMEDRPDQQMKLCFPRPGQRVPRLPEPDAEDTYGMRWYEAYLAIPEPERPLMRSFTVRSYDPGSGLMAVDFVLHGDDGPATRWARTAGPGDVAGMVGPSSAYARPLPRAGHLLLAGDESALPAIGTILEALPAGARVTVCAEVADAAEEQRFDSAAEVTVCWVHRDRGASLLDAVRSAALPQGDTAGWLAGEAGTVRVLRRHLVEERGLPRSAVEFSGYWRRALTQDDAPTEEDLAWAAERAAETP
- a CDS encoding amidohydrolase family protein, whose amino-acid sequence is MDLVIRDARVIDGTSAPSYRADVAVRDGRIAEIHPEHAPGPRPSAARTLDADGLALSPGFIDMHAHSDLALLRDPDHSAKAAQGVTLEVIGQDGLSYAPVDDRTLAEVRRSITGWNGDGSDIDFDWRTVGEYLDRLDRNFGGQGIAVNAAYLIPQGTVRMYAVGWDDRPATEAELTRMRELVARSMAEGAVGMSSGLTYTPGMYADDAELTVLCRVVAEHGGYYCPHHRSYGAGALEAYEEMVRLTHTAGCALHLAHATMNFGVNEGKAPELLTLLDRALDAGADISLDTYPYTPGCTTLVAMLPSWASEGGPESILARLADDATAARIRHDMEVVGADGCHGVPIEWDRIEISGVSVPGLDAYVGRTVAESARLRGEEPWVTARRVLRDDRLGTTILQHVGHEENVRQIMRHRVHTGGSDGILQGDKPHPRAYGTFPQYLGRYTRELGILGLEECVAHLTSRPAARLRLADRGLVREGYRADLVLFDPSTVAAGSTFDEPRTLPFGIPHVLIDGRFVIEDGKRTQTLAGRSVRSGRPA
- a CDS encoding amino acid deaminase, giving the protein MAAEAADRPVAGLTGLAGLADERVDHRFKALPPDAQGLTVAELAAERRSLFTGGFTTPVLALSAESVEHNLALLETYAERHGLAFAPHGKTSMSPQLFARQLEHGAWGITAAVPHQARVYRAYGIRRIFLANELVDAAALRWLAGELDADPEFRFVCYVDSVRGVELMDEALRAAGASRPVDVVVELGAGEGARTGARTEADCAEVADAVGEAGTLRLVGVAGYEGEVPEASGERVRDWLRRLVALAASFDARGRFAALEAGEPIVISAGGSAWFDAVADVFAEIPELSSPVLKLLRSGAYVSHDDGHYRHLTPFNRVPEEGALQPAFRLWAQVVSRPSPGQAFLNAGKRDAAYDLDLPVAQVVRSGRDGSVREASGIEITGLSDQHAWVRTADGAELEVGDWVGMGLSHPCTSFDKWQLIPLVRTDGTVTDYIRTFF
- a CDS encoding sugar kinase: MSGTPARTAADAATTDVVCLGESMVTFLPSQPGRLADVPSFGRGIGGAESNVACALAGAGHRAAWVSRVGADGFGDHLVDTIAGYGVDTSAVRRDPDRPTGIYFRTATDRAADVHEVAYYRAGSAASAMSPANVPYEALLAGRVLHLSGITAALSADCLALLRALTAPRPGRPLVSFDVNHRPGLWRGGDASPRVLLELARGADLVFVGDDEAEEAWGIVGAEAIRAALPEPAVLVVKRGAEGATVIAGDTVTDVPALRVDVVAPVGAGDAFAAGFLSATLRGLPARDRARHGHLMAAAALTVPGDLTDPPARDRADRLVALDDTAWGRLRLGPGWTGDDQEVRTP
- a CDS encoding IclR family transcriptional regulator; this encodes MSQTVDRALSILPLLAQGPADLGQVAERLDVHKSTALRLLRTLHEHGLVYRQQDQRYRLGARLFALAQEAVENLDVREIAHPHLAELNESCGHTVHLAVYEENEVLYIDKVESRYPVRMYSRIGKPVAITVAAVAKLLLADLTEPERRAVAEKLDYPMYTSRSTPGAGAFLKELAAVREQGWATDLGGHEESINCVGAPIRGADGRVVAAMSVSAPNVVVTAEELLTLLPLVRRTADTISREYSGTTRPKKA
- a CDS encoding RidA family protein, coding for MTDKTPLTPSTHTAPPAKFSHGVRKGNILQVAGQVGFLPAVEGQAPTPAGPTLREQTLQTFANVKAILEEGGASWDDVMMMRVYLTDVDHFAEMNEIYNTYFGEQDLKAAPAARTTVYVGLPKGLLIEIDALAVLG